A portion of the Micromonospora vinacea genome contains these proteins:
- a CDS encoding sulfotransferase domain-containing protein — MPTPRHRYRSDDEDSARWTGFPFRDGDIVISTRSKSGTTWMQMICALLVLGTPDLPAPLTVLSPWLDWLVEPRDAVYDRLAAQPHRRFIKTHTPLDGVPLHPRVHYVVVARHPLDMAVSLYHQGANLDRERIAELTGQPASTGSPGERPAVREWLLNWVDREADPRAELDSLPGVLMHLGDAWARRHEPNVELVHYDDLLADLGGEMRRLADRWKLPSPGPELVAAATFGRMRERADRLAPDTLGVLRDRRAFFRRGGSGQGRDLLDEAARARYQERVAALAPPDLLTWLHR; from the coding sequence ATGCCCACGCCACGTCACCGTTACCGGTCCGACGACGAGGACAGCGCACGGTGGACCGGCTTTCCGTTTCGCGACGGCGACATCGTGATCAGCACCCGGTCCAAGAGCGGTACCACCTGGATGCAGATGATCTGTGCGCTCCTGGTGCTGGGCACCCCGGACTTGCCGGCGCCGCTGACAGTGCTGTCGCCCTGGCTGGACTGGTTGGTTGAGCCGCGGGACGCGGTGTACGACCGGCTGGCCGCACAGCCGCACCGGCGGTTCATCAAGACGCACACCCCACTGGACGGGGTGCCGCTCCACCCTCGGGTGCACTACGTGGTGGTGGCGCGGCATCCGCTGGACATGGCGGTCTCCCTCTACCACCAGGGCGCCAACCTGGATCGGGAACGCATCGCCGAGTTGACCGGCCAACCCGCCTCGACCGGTTCACCCGGTGAGCGGCCCGCGGTGCGGGAGTGGTTGCTGAACTGGGTCGACCGCGAGGCGGATCCCCGCGCCGAACTGGATTCGCTGCCCGGCGTGCTGATGCACCTCGGCGACGCGTGGGCCCGTCGGCACGAGCCGAACGTCGAGCTGGTGCACTACGACGACCTGCTGGCCGATCTGGGTGGTGAGATGCGCCGGCTCGCCGACAGATGGAAACTCCCGAGCCCGGGGCCGGAGTTGGTTGCGGCGGCCACCTTCGGTCGCATGCGGGAGCGCGCCGACCGGCTCGCACCGGACACGCTCGGCGTGCTGCGGGACCGGCGGGCGTTCTTCCGTCGGGGAGGCTCGGGTCAGGGGCGTGATCTGCTGGACGAGGCCGCGCGGGCCCGCTACCAGGAACGGGTCGCGGCGCTGGCCCCGCCCGACCTGCTCACCTGGCTGCACCGCTAG
- a CDS encoding pectate lyase has product MQKRRLSGRRPLLLAVGAGVTVAALAAGMTSAFAATVFSDDFTDGDTSGWSKSGGTWTVDGSGVLNQSNAGSELARQFAGQTSWTNYSVQARVRPTSFGSSSALVGLAARSTSSTKMYRLALLGSGRAELQAVNGSSVTAIGSASIGVGAGTWYTLRIETSGSTIRGFVNGTQIASGSNSLAGAGRIGLVTAYASGGFDDVVVDSSGGGNPTTPPPTTTPPPTTPPPTTTPPPTTTPPPAGWPTPTGSQKVDATIPVSGSFDGGLKRYYGIGDGGQSESQDPMFELAAGATLRNVIIGAPAGDGVHCEGNCTLINVWWEDVGEDAATFRGGTTYTVDGGGARSASDKVFQHNGSGTVYIKNFRVENAGKLYRACGNCSTSYQRHVVIDNVTVRNTDAIAGINTNWGDTARFSRITIVGDPDRETSICVKYKGVPKGSEPTEIGEGADGVNCLYSPSDITYQ; this is encoded by the coding sequence GTGCAGAAAAGACGACTCTCCGGCCGCCGACCACTCCTGCTGGCGGTGGGTGCCGGGGTGACAGTTGCGGCCCTCGCCGCCGGTATGACCTCGGCCTTTGCGGCCACCGTCTTCAGCGACGACTTCACCGACGGCGACACCTCCGGCTGGTCCAAGTCCGGTGGCACCTGGACCGTCGACGGGTCGGGCGTGCTCAACCAGTCCAACGCCGGCAGCGAGCTGGCCCGGCAGTTCGCCGGCCAGACCAGTTGGACCAACTACTCGGTGCAGGCCCGGGTCCGGCCGACGAGCTTCGGCTCGTCCAGCGCCCTGGTCGGGCTCGCCGCCCGCTCCACCAGCAGCACCAAGATGTACCGGCTGGCCCTGCTCGGCTCCGGCCGGGCCGAACTCCAGGCGGTCAACGGCAGCTCCGTCACGGCGATCGGTTCCGCCTCGATCGGCGTCGGCGCCGGCACCTGGTACACACTGCGCATCGAGACGAGCGGCAGCACCATCCGCGGCTTCGTCAACGGCACCCAGATCGCGTCCGGCAGCAACAGCCTGGCCGGCGCGGGCCGGATCGGCCTGGTCACCGCGTACGCCAGCGGCGGCTTCGACGACGTGGTGGTCGACTCGTCCGGCGGCGGCAACCCGACCACACCGCCACCGACCACCACTCCGCCACCCACCACACCGCCGCCGACCACCACACCTCCGCCGACCACCACACCTCCGCCGGCTGGCTGGCCGACGCCCACCGGCAGCCAGAAGGTGGACGCCACGATCCCGGTCTCCGGCTCGTTCGACGGTGGGCTCAAGCGCTACTACGGCATCGGTGACGGCGGGCAGAGCGAGAGCCAGGACCCGATGTTCGAACTGGCCGCCGGCGCCACCCTGCGCAACGTCATCATCGGCGCCCCGGCCGGCGACGGCGTGCACTGCGAGGGCAACTGCACCCTGATCAACGTCTGGTGGGAGGACGTCGGCGAGGACGCGGCGACCTTCCGCGGCGGCACCACGTACACAGTCGACGGCGGCGGGGCCCGCTCCGCCAGTGACAAGGTCTTCCAGCACAACGGCTCGGGCACCGTCTACATCAAGAACTTCCGGGTGGAGAACGCCGGCAAGCTCTACCGCGCCTGCGGCAACTGCTCCACCTCGTACCAACGGCACGTGGTGATCGACAACGTGACCGTCCGGAACACCGACGCGATCGCCGGCATCAACACCAACTGGGGCGACACCGCCCGGTTCAGCCGGATCACCATCGTCGGCGACCCGGACCGGGAGACCTCGATCTGCGTGAAGTACAAGGGCGTGCCGAAGGGCAGCGAGCCGACCGAGATCGGCGAGGGCGCCGACGGCGTCAACTGCCTCTACTCACCCTCGGACATCACCTACCAGTAG
- a CDS encoding glycoside hydrolase family 15 protein, with amino-acid sequence MEEQQPAISDYGFLSDSRSGALVGKDGSIDWWCPHRFDGSSVFARLLDPGAGHFRLAPVGVGGRGHRVERAYLPDTLVLRTVHHTPHGSVAVTDALAAEVGARAHELGKNSPAVLIRVVEGLSGRVRMALDFAPRPEYGLLTPYLHEQPDGGVLAGAGPVVLVLRAGGLHLRAGTDRVSHEFEVSAGQVIGMDLAFGEAYGDPPARMDPLTTLAETTQAWQAFRETHGYSGRYPELVKHSSTVLTGLTYARSGAVAAALTSSLPERIGGDRNYDYRYSWLRDFSLTMRALWVAACPDEASRLFAWVTRSIGRFGDEPVPVLFGLEGERDLSEHHCNHLRGYRGSRPVRVGNDAWRQRQLDVPGEVMSAVWRLRDYLGARFEDELREMVLGLTEQVAATWHLPDRGIWETRDEERHYVSSKVSCWLTMDRAVGLADRLGDGADPRRWARVRDEIRETVLREGWNDRIGAFTGAFGSAELDASVLALPVTHFLPATDPRMRSTIAMVERELGTEDGLLRRWTTDPAGFLLCSFWLVECLVMMGEQQRAEALFERVVGHSNDVGLFSEQIDLTTGAQLGNTPQALSHIGLINAAWRITEPESY; translated from the coding sequence GTGGAGGAGCAGCAGCCGGCGATCTCCGACTACGGGTTCCTCTCGGACTCTCGTTCGGGTGCCCTGGTCGGCAAGGACGGCTCGATCGACTGGTGGTGCCCGCACCGGTTCGACGGGTCGTCAGTGTTCGCGCGGCTGCTCGACCCGGGAGCCGGCCACTTCCGGCTGGCGCCGGTCGGGGTCGGCGGCCGGGGTCACCGGGTGGAGCGCGCGTACCTGCCGGACACGTTGGTGCTGCGGACCGTGCACCACACCCCGCACGGCAGCGTGGCGGTCACCGACGCCCTGGCCGCCGAGGTCGGCGCCCGCGCCCACGAGCTGGGCAAGAACTCACCCGCCGTGCTGATCCGGGTGGTCGAGGGGCTCTCCGGGCGGGTACGGATGGCGTTGGACTTCGCGCCCCGCCCGGAGTATGGCCTGCTCACGCCGTACCTGCACGAGCAGCCGGACGGCGGGGTGCTGGCCGGGGCCGGCCCGGTGGTGCTGGTGTTGCGCGCCGGAGGTCTGCATCTGCGGGCGGGCACCGACCGGGTGAGCCACGAGTTCGAGGTCTCCGCCGGTCAGGTGATCGGGATGGACCTCGCGTTCGGCGAGGCGTACGGCGACCCGCCGGCCCGGATGGACCCGCTGACCACCCTCGCCGAGACGACACAGGCGTGGCAGGCGTTCCGGGAGACGCACGGGTACTCCGGCCGCTACCCCGAACTCGTCAAACACAGCTCGACGGTCCTGACCGGCCTCACGTACGCCCGCAGTGGCGCTGTCGCCGCCGCGCTCACCTCATCGCTGCCGGAGCGGATCGGCGGCGACCGGAACTACGACTACCGCTACTCCTGGCTGCGGGACTTCTCGTTGACGATGCGGGCGCTCTGGGTGGCCGCCTGCCCCGACGAGGCGTCCCGGCTGTTCGCCTGGGTGACCCGCTCGATCGGCCGGTTCGGCGATGAACCCGTGCCGGTGCTCTTCGGGCTGGAGGGCGAGCGCGACCTCTCCGAGCATCACTGCAACCACCTGCGCGGCTACCGCGGCAGTCGACCGGTGCGGGTCGGCAACGACGCCTGGCGGCAGCGGCAGCTCGACGTGCCGGGTGAGGTGATGTCGGCGGTGTGGCGGCTGCGCGACTACCTGGGCGCGCGGTTCGAGGACGAGCTGCGGGAGATGGTGCTCGGGCTGACCGAGCAGGTGGCTGCGACGTGGCACCTGCCGGACCGGGGCATCTGGGAGACCCGCGACGAGGAGCGCCACTACGTCTCGTCCAAGGTGTCCTGCTGGCTGACGATGGACCGGGCGGTGGGGCTCGCCGACCGGCTCGGTGATGGGGCCGACCCCCGTCGCTGGGCCCGGGTGCGCGACGAGATCCGTGAGACAGTGCTGCGCGAGGGGTGGAACGACCGGATCGGGGCGTTCACCGGCGCGTTCGGGTCGGCGGAGCTGGATGCCTCGGTGCTCGCCCTGCCGGTCACGCACTTCCTGCCGGCCACCGACCCTCGGATGCGCTCGACCATCGCGATGGTCGAGCGCGAGCTGGGCACCGAGGACGGCCTGCTGCGACGCTGGACCACCGACCCGGCCGGATTCCTGCTGTGCTCGTTCTGGCTGGTGGAGTGCCTGGTGATGATGGGTGAGCAGCAGCGGGCCGAGGCGCTCTTCGAGCGGGTCGTCGGGCACTCCAACGACGTGGGGTTGTTCAGCGAGCAGATCGACCTCACCACCGGCGCGCAGCTGGGCAACACTCCGCAGGCGCTCTCGCACATCGGGCTGATCAACGCGGCCTGGCGGATCACCGAGCCGGAGAGCTACTGA
- a CDS encoding adhesin yields MLTMTDNAVLVIRDLANQQDVAQDGGVRIAADTEAGSLTVELVPEPVQGDRVVDNQGARIFLDEDAAELLGDASVDATVDDEGIIQFGFTEKQ; encoded by the coding sequence ATGCTCACCATGACCGATAACGCCGTGCTCGTCATTCGAGACCTCGCCAACCAACAGGACGTCGCCCAGGACGGCGGGGTGCGGATCGCCGCCGACACCGAGGCCGGCTCGCTCACCGTCGAGTTGGTGCCCGAACCGGTACAGGGCGATCGGGTGGTGGACAACCAGGGCGCCCGGATCTTCCTGGACGAGGACGCCGCCGAACTGCTCGGCGACGCGTCGGTGGACGCCACCGTCGACGACGAGGGCATCATCCAGTTCGGCTTCACCGAGAAGCAGTAG
- a CDS encoding DNA polymerase ligase N-terminal domain-containing protein → MTDRLEEYRRRRDAARTPEPVPAERPLPAGPDGGVARFVIQQHHARSLHWDLRLEREGVLASWAVPRGLPRDPGRNHLAVHTEDHPMEYLDFAGEIPAGEYGGGRMLIHDRGTYRCEKWRDDEVIVTLSGERTAGRYVLFATGGRDWMVRRTDPAPPGWTAMPDLVRPMHATPAAGLPRDRAAWGYELRWDGVRAMAYVSGGRLRLLSETDEEITGGYPWLRAMAEALAPTEAVLDGVLVRIDGAGRVRPVRPATGSRVPAGAQYLIVDLLWLEGVSSVGVPYAQRRELLDGLVLAGTHWQTPPWFPGAGDEALRAGQEQGLPGVLAKRLDSVYQPGRRSRHWLSIDAT, encoded by the coding sequence GTGACCGACCGGCTGGAGGAGTACCGGCGACGGCGGGACGCGGCCCGCACGCCCGAGCCGGTGCCGGCGGAGCGCCCGCTGCCGGCCGGCCCCGACGGCGGCGTCGCCCGCTTCGTCATCCAGCAGCACCACGCCCGCAGCCTGCACTGGGACCTGCGCCTGGAGCGCGAAGGGGTGCTCGCGTCCTGGGCGGTGCCACGCGGTCTGCCCCGCGATCCGGGTCGCAACCACCTCGCCGTGCACACCGAGGACCACCCGATGGAGTACCTCGACTTCGCCGGCGAGATCCCCGCCGGCGAGTACGGCGGCGGCCGGATGCTGATCCACGACCGGGGCACCTACCGCTGCGAGAAGTGGCGCGACGACGAGGTGATCGTGACGCTCTCCGGTGAGCGGACCGCCGGCCGTTACGTCCTCTTCGCCACGGGCGGGCGGGACTGGATGGTCCGCCGCACCGACCCCGCGCCGCCGGGCTGGACAGCGATGCCGGATCTGGTCCGACCGATGCACGCCACGCCCGCCGCCGGGCTCCCCCGCGACCGGGCCGCGTGGGGGTACGAGCTGCGCTGGGACGGTGTCCGGGCGATGGCGTACGTCTCCGGCGGGCGGCTGCGGCTGCTCTCCGAGACCGACGAGGAGATCACCGGCGGGTACCCGTGGCTGCGCGCGATGGCCGAGGCCCTCGCGCCCACCGAGGCGGTGCTCGACGGTGTTCTGGTCCGCATCGACGGTGCCGGGCGGGTCCGCCCGGTCCGGCCGGCCACCGGCAGCAGGGTCCCGGCCGGCGCCCAGTACCTGATCGTCGACCTGCTCTGGTTGGAGGGTGTGAGCAGTGTCGGCGTGCCGTACGCGCAACGCCGGGAGCTGCTCGATGGGCTGGTCCTGGCCGGTACGCACTGGCAGACTCCGCCGTGGTTCCCGGGCGCGGGCGACGAGGCCCTGCGTGCCGGGCAGGAACAGGGCCTGCCAGGTGTGCTCGCCAAGCGACTGGACTCGGTCTACCAGCCGGGGCGGCGCAGCCGGCACTGGCTGAGCATCGACGCGACGTGA
- a CDS encoding NAD(P)-binding domain-containing protein, translated as MDTHSADVVVIGAGQAGLSAGYHLHRTGFAPDSGFVILDADNGPGGAWQHRWPTLVFDRVHGFHDLPGLPLPPTEPQRPASEQVRAYFAAYERAFDLPVRRPVRVRAVRSRPDGRLDVHTDRGTWTARALINATGTWTRPFWPHYPGRSTFRGRQLHTADYRGPAEFTGLRVVVVGGGTSAVQLLGEVSTVAAATTWVTRRPPTFNDEEFGPELGRAAVARVDEAVRAGRPPGSVVGVTGLPVTPEVRRLRERGVLDRLPMFDRITPDGVAWTDGRFVPADVILWCTGFRAAIDHLAPLGLRTPGGGITMDGTRVAADARVHLVGYGPSASTIGANRAGRAAVTEIRAWLAPAAALH; from the coding sequence GTGGACACGCACTCCGCGGACGTCGTGGTGATCGGCGCCGGGCAGGCCGGCCTGAGCGCCGGTTATCACCTGCACCGCACCGGCTTCGCGCCCGACAGCGGCTTCGTCATCCTCGACGCCGACAACGGGCCCGGCGGCGCCTGGCAGCACCGCTGGCCGACGCTGGTCTTCGACCGGGTGCACGGCTTCCACGACCTGCCCGGGCTGCCACTCCCACCCACCGAGCCACAACGCCCGGCCTCCGAGCAGGTCCGCGCCTACTTCGCCGCGTACGAGAGAGCCTTCGACCTGCCGGTACGGCGGCCGGTGCGGGTCCGGGCGGTGCGCTCCCGCCCCGACGGCCGGCTGGATGTGCACACCGACCGGGGCACCTGGACCGCCCGGGCTCTGATCAACGCCACCGGCACCTGGACCCGACCGTTCTGGCCCCACTACCCGGGCCGGTCGACGTTCCGGGGACGGCAGCTGCACACCGCCGACTACCGAGGGCCGGCCGAGTTCACCGGCCTTCGCGTGGTGGTGGTCGGTGGCGGCACCTCGGCCGTGCAACTGCTCGGCGAGGTCTCCACCGTCGCGGCGGCCACCACCTGGGTGACCCGGCGACCGCCGACGTTCAACGACGAGGAGTTCGGCCCGGAGCTGGGCCGCGCCGCGGTGGCCCGGGTGGACGAGGCGGTCCGGGCCGGCCGACCGCCGGGCAGCGTGGTGGGCGTGACTGGGCTGCCGGTCACCCCCGAGGTACGCCGACTTCGCGAGCGCGGCGTCCTCGACCGGCTACCCATGTTCGACCGGATCACGCCCGACGGGGTGGCCTGGACGGACGGGCGGTTCGTGCCGGCGGACGTGATTCTCTGGTGCACCGGATTCCGGGCAGCCATCGACCATCTCGCCCCGCTGGGCCTGCGCACGCCGGGCGGCGGTATCACGATGGACGGCACCCGCGTGGCCGCCGACGCGCGGGTTCACCTGGTCGGGTACGGCCCCTCGGCCAGCACGATCGGGGCCAACCGGGCCGGCCGCGCGGCGGTCACCGAGATTCGCGCCTGGCTGGCCCCGGCCGCCGCTCTCCACTGA
- a CDS encoding beta family protein yields MVPAHGDRAAAPVYRPILASRRGELEALSHLDPAHAALVAPILEIGAIDRSMMDTIRRLPVGLLPAIDVSALPDIPDAELTRWGVPVVPVIGLTESDHRLVAHGAAARAYGRRALVRLRAGHDRAGPDASTTAVERIWRFTDLAPEECDLLVDAGDVCCPADVRTAEPRVRHLLDWARRHAWRSVTVAAGGMPPTLSRLPTDEPVQLDRWDWQLWRRLADTGVDYGDYGVHPAAPGTGDPGDRLPTVRYTDDGSWWVYRWARRGGRGDDRFADLCRTLVSAPHWPTAGAAFSWGDHELLRRARRGAGAGSAANWAAWSTSHHLAHVLGTLLHPAGDGASKWHPGQGPPPQRGRSLR; encoded by the coding sequence ATGGTGCCCGCCCACGGGGACCGGGCGGCCGCACCGGTCTACCGTCCCATCCTCGCCAGCCGACGAGGCGAGCTTGAGGCCCTGAGCCACCTCGATCCCGCACACGCCGCACTGGTCGCCCCGATCCTGGAGATCGGCGCGATCGACCGGTCCATGATGGACACCATCCGGCGGTTACCAGTCGGGCTGCTGCCCGCCATCGACGTCAGCGCGCTGCCCGACATCCCCGATGCGGAACTGACCCGCTGGGGCGTACCCGTGGTGCCGGTCATCGGGCTCACCGAGAGCGACCACCGGCTGGTCGCGCACGGCGCGGCGGCGCGGGCGTACGGCCGGCGCGCGCTCGTCCGGCTGCGGGCCGGCCACGACCGGGCCGGGCCGGACGCGAGCACCACCGCCGTGGAACGGATCTGGCGGTTCACCGACCTCGCCCCTGAAGAGTGCGACCTGCTGGTGGACGCGGGGGACGTGTGCTGCCCGGCGGACGTGCGGACCGCCGAGCCCCGGGTACGCCACCTGCTCGACTGGGCGCGCCGACACGCCTGGCGGTCGGTGACGGTGGCGGCGGGTGGCATGCCGCCGACGCTGTCCCGGCTGCCCACCGACGAGCCGGTCCAGCTGGACCGTTGGGACTGGCAACTGTGGCGACGGCTGGCCGACACCGGGGTCGACTACGGCGACTACGGCGTCCACCCGGCCGCACCGGGCACCGGTGACCCCGGCGACCGGTTGCCGACGGTGCGATACACCGACGACGGCAGTTGGTGGGTCTACCGCTGGGCGCGACGCGGTGGCCGGGGCGACGACCGCTTCGCCGACCTGTGTCGCACGCTGGTGTCGGCACCGCACTGGCCAACCGCCGGGGCGGCGTTCTCCTGGGGCGACCATGAGCTGCTGCGCCGGGCCCGCAGGGGTGCCGGCGCCGGCTCGGCCGCCAACTGGGCGGCCTGGAGCACCTCGCACCACCTGGCCCACGTGCTCGGAACTCTGCTGCACCCGGCCGGCGACGGCGCGTCGAAGTGGCACCCCGGGCAGGGTCCGCCGCCGCAGCGGGGACGATCGCTGCGGTGA
- a CDS encoding cupin domain-containing protein gives MEHFTIATVAEKSPDFRRVLWTGEHTQLVIMTIPADGEIGEEVHEDIDQILTFVSGVGEARVAGAKRKVAAGDLVVVPAGTKHNFVNTGPNPLVLYTVYGPPEHADQAVHKTKEEADAAEAAGEDEPPTE, from the coding sequence ATGGAGCATTTCACTATCGCGACCGTCGCCGAGAAGAGCCCGGATTTCCGGCGGGTGCTGTGGACCGGTGAGCACACCCAGCTGGTCATCATGACCATCCCCGCGGATGGAGAGATCGGCGAGGAGGTGCACGAGGACATCGACCAGATCCTGACCTTCGTCAGCGGCGTCGGAGAGGCCCGGGTCGCCGGTGCGAAGCGGAAGGTCGCCGCAGGTGACCTGGTCGTGGTCCCGGCGGGCACCAAGCACAACTTCGTCAACACCGGCCCCAACCCGCTGGTGCTGTACACGGTCTACGGGCCGCCGGAGCACGCCGACCAGGCCGTGCACAAGACCAAGGAAGAGGCCGACGCCGCCGAGGCGGCGGGCGAGGACGAGCCACCGACCGAGTGA
- a CDS encoding threonine synthase has product MYLTHLDCPRCGKEYAADRLQNLCECGSPLLAHYDLAAVAKAVTPERFPLRPADLWRYRELLPVADPRHVTTLGEGWTPLLRAPSYGTEIGIADLMVKDEGLIPTGSFKARGAAVGVSRARELGVERIAMPTNGNAGSAWATYAARAGMGATIVMPLAAPSICRRECVAAGADLRLIDGLIGDAGRRVAELIAESNGAIFDAGTLREPYRLEGKKTMGYEIVEQLGWQAPDVIIYPTGGGVDLIGIHKALHELRELGWIGDKLPRLVAVQSTGCAPIVRAFAAGEDRAQPWADAHTVAFGITVPAPLGDELILAALRESSGTAVAVDDADILADLRDFATREGLLLCPEGAACLTAARQLRAGGWIRAGERVVVLNTGAGLKYPDTVDVSGVPLMG; this is encoded by the coding sequence GTGTACCTGACCCACCTGGACTGCCCGCGCTGCGGCAAGGAGTACGCCGCCGACCGGTTACAGAACCTCTGCGAGTGCGGATCACCGCTGCTGGCCCACTACGACCTGGCGGCAGTGGCGAAGGCGGTCACCCCGGAACGCTTTCCGCTGCGCCCGGCCGACCTGTGGCGTTACCGGGAGCTGCTGCCGGTCGCCGACCCTCGGCACGTCACCACGCTGGGTGAGGGCTGGACGCCGCTGCTGCGCGCCCCGTCGTACGGCACCGAGATCGGCATCGCGGACCTGATGGTCAAGGACGAGGGGCTGATCCCGACCGGCTCGTTCAAGGCCCGGGGCGCGGCGGTCGGGGTGAGCCGGGCCCGTGAGCTGGGCGTCGAGCGGATCGCGATGCCCACCAACGGCAACGCCGGGTCGGCCTGGGCAACCTACGCCGCGCGGGCCGGGATGGGCGCCACCATCGTCATGCCGCTGGCGGCACCGAGCATCTGCCGGCGCGAGTGTGTCGCCGCCGGTGCCGACCTGCGCCTGATCGACGGGTTGATCGGCGACGCCGGTCGGCGGGTGGCCGAGCTGATCGCGGAGTCGAACGGGGCGATCTTCGACGCCGGCACGCTGCGCGAGCCCTACCGGCTGGAGGGCAAGAAGACGATGGGGTACGAGATCGTCGAGCAGCTCGGCTGGCAGGCGCCCGACGTGATCATCTATCCGACCGGTGGTGGGGTCGACCTGATCGGCATCCACAAGGCGCTGCACGAGCTGCGCGAGCTGGGGTGGATCGGCGACAAGCTGCCCCGGTTGGTGGCGGTGCAGTCCACCGGCTGCGCGCCGATCGTGCGGGCGTTCGCCGCCGGTGAGGATCGGGCGCAGCCGTGGGCGGACGCGCACACTGTGGCGTTCGGCATCACCGTGCCGGCCCCGCTGGGTGACGAGTTGATCCTGGCTGCGCTGCGGGAGTCCTCCGGCACGGCCGTCGCCGTCGACGACGCGGACATCCTGGCCGACCTGCGGGACTTCGCCACCCGGGAGGGGCTGCTGCTCTGCCCGGAGGGGGCGGCCTGCCTCACCGCGGCACGGCAGCTGCGCGCGGGCGGGTGGATCCGGGCCGGCGAGCGGGTGGTGGTGCTCAACACCGGCGCCGGGCTGAAGTATCCGGACACTGTCGACGTCTCCGGCGTACCCCTGATGGGGTGA